In uncultured Desulfovibrio sp., a single window of DNA contains:
- a CDS encoding outer membrane homotrimeric porin, translated as MKKLTTFILAASLVLAVAEGASAIDFKAKGEWIVNFDLGGGGKFVSRGRDGNNSPGNYRAVGHGSEDNFEARQRVRLELEAVASESLSGTVYFEMGDSVWGASNSLYGGGGALGADGNIVELKRAYIDWMVPNTDLKLRMGIQGFYLPSYTFGNAILMEDGAGITASYKISNNVSLSAFWLRAYNDNATTSNTADAANGHSGIANGFLDNVDFVGLVAPLDFGGVKITPWVMGGAIGESFNRTSVNFATEIAGGSKAYNGASPIDVRRNTTALVAPPGALDDNARHLQRADPYSSAIWAGLTGQVTVADPFRFSWDFNYGSVKTGRQEYDRSGWMLSAIAEYKTDWGTPGLVGWWGSGDDGNIKNGSEVMPFVSIGSGGYNISTLGTWGEPWLSNDGIMGYNAVGTWGLGARVMDISFLEDLKHNVRVNYFQGTNDPTMAGYITGTRSYRGQGKATGLSDFNSYGTYLTTMDSGMEVNFDTHYDIYKNLDMWVHLGYIHLWLDDSQDMWGGYNKKGNSHGLNATDAWRASVSFRYSF; from the coding sequence ATGAAAAAACTTACTACGTTTATTCTTGCAGCCAGCCTTGTGCTGGCAGTGGCCGAGGGTGCTTCAGCCATTGACTTCAAGGCCAAGGGCGAATGGATTGTAAACTTTGATCTGGGCGGGGGCGGCAAATTCGTGAGCCGGGGGCGTGACGGCAACAACAGTCCGGGCAACTACCGCGCAGTCGGTCACGGCAGCGAAGACAATTTCGAAGCCCGCCAGCGCGTGCGTCTTGAACTTGAGGCCGTCGCTTCCGAATCTCTTTCCGGCACCGTTTACTTTGAAATGGGCGACAGCGTGTGGGGTGCCTCCAATTCGCTCTATGGCGGCGGCGGAGCTCTTGGCGCCGACGGCAACATTGTTGAGCTCAAACGCGCCTATATTGACTGGATGGTACCCAACACAGACCTCAAGCTGCGCATGGGCATCCAGGGCTTCTATCTGCCCAGCTACACCTTTGGCAACGCCATTCTTATGGAAGACGGCGCGGGCATCACCGCCAGCTACAAGATCAGCAACAATGTATCGCTCTCTGCTTTCTGGCTGCGGGCCTATAACGACAACGCCACTACCAGCAATACTGCGGATGCCGCCAACGGGCACAGCGGCATTGCCAACGGCTTTCTGGACAACGTTGATTTCGTCGGTCTGGTTGCGCCCCTCGACTTTGGCGGAGTCAAGATCACTCCATGGGTTATGGGCGGCGCCATTGGCGAGAGCTTCAACAGAACCAGCGTGAACTTCGCCACTGAAATCGCCGGAGGCTCCAAAGCATACAATGGTGCGAGCCCCATTGACGTGCGCCGCAACACCACCGCCCTTGTGGCTCCCCCCGGCGCTCTGGACGACAACGCCAGGCATCTTCAGCGGGCCGACCCGTACTCCAGCGCCATCTGGGCTGGCCTTACCGGCCAGGTTACTGTTGCCGATCCCTTCCGCTTTTCATGGGATTTCAACTACGGAAGCGTGAAAACCGGCAGGCAGGAATATGACCGTTCAGGCTGGATGCTCAGCGCCATTGCCGAATACAAGACGGATTGGGGCACCCCCGGCCTTGTGGGCTGGTGGGGCAGCGGCGATGACGGCAACATCAAAAATGGTTCCGAAGTCATGCCCTTCGTTTCCATCGGCAGCGGCGGCTACAACATCTCCACTCTGGGCACGTGGGGCGAGCCGTGGCTCTCGAACGACGGCATCATGGGCTACAACGCCGTAGGCACCTGGGGCTTAGGCGCAAGGGTGATGGATATTTCCTTTTTGGAAGACCTGAAACACAACGTTCGCGTCAACTACTTCCAGGGCACCAACGACCCCACCATGGCCGGATACATCACCGGCACCCGCAGCTACAGGGGGCAAGGCAAAGCCACTGGCCTGAGCGATTTCAACTCGTACGGAACATACCTCACCACCATGGACTCAGGGATGGAAGTCAACTTTGACACCCATTATGACATCTACAAAAATTTGGATATGTGGGTGCACCTTGGCTACATCCACCTGTGGCTGGACGACAGCCAAGATATGTGGGGGGGATATAACAAGAAAGGCAACAGTCATGGCCTTAACGCCACAGACGCATGGCGCGCCAGTGTGTCTTTCAGATATTCGTTTTAA
- a CDS encoding NAD(P)-binding protein: MVSDHMHGLDPVRLLRWILEDLNRGSALGIVKDLFFIPQQDDPFRLQRYGVALENPLGVAAGPHTQMAQNIVAAWLCGARYMELKTVQVLDQISVTKPCIDMHDEGYNCEWSQELSLEQSYEEYLKAWMLIHVLHDRLGFAGTPGVIFNMSAGYSMEGILSPGVQNFLNRMQNCGDDVRAMQNRLASVYPRAAQLDIPGCMSNSLTISCMHGCPPEEVEKISLYFLQQRRLNTTLKMNPTLLGADRVRGILNESLGYETTVPDIAFEHDISYETALRIVRNCCSAASDLGLAFSVKLTNTLETINSGQRLPEKENMVYMSGRSLYPISIAVAEKLQKDFNGGLDISFCAGVDAFNVADTLACGLAPVTVCSDLLKPGGYGRLAQYVENLRTAMRAAGAASLADFPAAVAALPDRADRAAAVLHNLAACARAAAAHGSRYAKQAGRHSDVKTSRPLPALDCADAPCMSQCPAGQNIPAYMERCAAADMDGAASTITATNPFPAVLGAMCNQACREKCMRGQYDDGLQIRAVKGCVARLGNRTRSPATANGRSVAVIGAGPAGLSCAYYLALAGCSVDVYEGAQTEGGRTLAPILEKGGKAAEHVRQDVDAILALGVRLRRGKPIDDKALADLAGKTDAVYISSGVEGLASADARNIFRSTPSGSRGPASTLVAGVGEGSCTSSTILARLGILPASNSGRAGMNQKQAYPEPTDLAGLRRKQAFRLNGASRASLLPTAPDAEEAARKEAARCLHCDQYCGACVALCPNRANVLLSTTALSWPIQEAFHDGQTTHIRTLGFSGIQQPAQIVNIGDFCNECGNCRAFCPSSGAPYKDKMRLHLSRTSFDADANGFWSPDATLFYGKRHGKPWSLRLEGEILTYEDDSQRTVLDRSTLIATKVTLRDGLTPTSLLPAVEASVFCGLVSADPALASIII, translated from the coding sequence ATGGTTTCTGATCACATGCACGGCCTTGACCCCGTCAGGCTTCTGCGCTGGATACTGGAAGACCTCAACCGGGGTTCGGCCCTGGGAATCGTCAAGGATCTTTTTTTCATACCGCAGCAGGATGACCCCTTTCGCTTGCAGCGCTACGGCGTAGCACTTGAAAACCCTCTGGGCGTGGCTGCTGGCCCGCACACGCAGATGGCCCAGAACATCGTGGCCGCGTGGCTTTGCGGCGCGCGCTACATGGAACTTAAAACCGTGCAGGTGCTGGACCAGATTTCAGTGACCAAGCCCTGCATCGACATGCACGACGAAGGCTACAACTGCGAATGGTCGCAGGAGCTGAGTCTTGAGCAAAGCTATGAGGAATATCTTAAGGCCTGGATGCTGATACACGTGCTGCATGACCGCCTCGGCTTTGCCGGTACGCCTGGCGTCATTTTCAACATGAGCGCGGGCTACAGCATGGAAGGCATCCTGAGCCCTGGGGTGCAGAACTTTCTGAACCGTATGCAAAACTGCGGCGACGATGTGCGCGCCATGCAGAACCGCCTTGCCTCCGTATACCCACGTGCGGCGCAGCTGGATATACCCGGCTGCATGAGCAACAGCCTGACCATCTCCTGCATGCACGGCTGCCCGCCAGAAGAAGTGGAAAAGATATCCCTCTACTTTTTACAGCAGCGCAGGCTCAATACAACGCTCAAGATGAATCCCACCCTGCTGGGCGCAGATCGAGTGCGCGGTATCCTTAACGAAAGTCTGGGCTATGAGACCACTGTGCCAGACATCGCCTTTGAACACGACATTTCCTACGAAACTGCCCTGCGCATCGTGCGCAACTGTTGCAGCGCCGCCAGCGATCTGGGACTCGCCTTCTCCGTCAAGCTCACCAATACGCTGGAAACGATTAATTCGGGCCAGAGGCTGCCCGAAAAAGAAAACATGGTCTACATGAGCGGCCGGTCGCTCTACCCCATTTCCATCGCAGTGGCCGAAAAGCTGCAAAAAGACTTTAACGGCGGGCTGGACATTTCCTTCTGCGCCGGGGTGGATGCCTTTAATGTGGCAGATACCCTGGCCTGTGGACTGGCTCCTGTCACCGTCTGTTCAGACCTGCTCAAACCCGGCGGCTACGGCAGGCTTGCCCAGTATGTGGAAAACCTGCGCACGGCCATGCGCGCAGCAGGAGCCGCCAGCCTGGCAGATTTTCCGGCTGCTGTAGCCGCCCTCCCCGACCGGGCCGACCGGGCTGCCGCTGTTCTGCATAACCTCGCCGCCTGCGCCAGGGCCGCTGCCGCGCACGGCTCCCGCTATGCCAAGCAGGCAGGGCGCCATAGCGATGTCAAAACATCCCGCCCGTTGCCAGCTCTGGATTGCGCCGATGCGCCCTGTATGAGTCAGTGCCCTGCGGGGCAGAACATTCCGGCCTACATGGAACGCTGCGCGGCAGCGGATATGGACGGTGCGGCGAGCACCATCACGGCGACCAATCCCTTCCCTGCCGTTCTTGGGGCCATGTGCAATCAAGCCTGCCGTGAAAAATGCATGCGTGGGCAGTATGACGATGGCCTGCAAATAAGGGCTGTGAAGGGTTGCGTGGCGCGGCTTGGCAATCGGACGCGCTCGCCAGCTACGGCCAACGGGCGCTCTGTTGCGGTTATCGGCGCAGGCCCAGCCGGACTCAGTTGCGCATATTATCTGGCTTTGGCCGGGTGCAGTGTGGACGTTTATGAAGGCGCTCAGACTGAAGGCGGCCGCACGTTAGCCCCCATTCTGGAAAAGGGGGGCAAGGCGGCGGAGCATGTCCGGCAGGATGTGGACGCAATACTGGCCCTTGGCGTGCGACTGCGTCGGGGCAAGCCCATAGATGACAAGGCGCTGGCCGATCTGGCTGGTAAAACGGACGCTGTATATATTTCTTCGGGCGTGGAAGGACTTGCCTCCGCCGACGCCCGCAATATCTTCCGGTCAACCCCTTCCGGAAGCCGTGGCCCTGCCTCGACGCTTGTTGCTGGCGTTGGGGAAGGAAGCTGCACCTCCTCCACCATCCTGGCCCGTCTGGGCATACTGCCCGCCAGCAACTCCGGGCGGGCCGGGATGAACCAGAAGCAAGCTTACCCTGAACCAACCGATCTTGCCGGGCTGCGCCGCAAGCAGGCTTTCCGCCTCAATGGCGCATCCAGGGCATCCCTTTTGCCCACCGCACCAGATGCAGAAGAAGCTGCACGGAAGGAGGCGGCCCGCTGCCTGCATTGCGACCAGTACTGCGGCGCATGCGTGGCCTTGTGCCCCAACAGGGCCAACGTGCTGCTCAGCACCACCGCGCTTTCATGGCCCATACAGGAAGCGTTCCACGATGGTCAAACCACCCACATACGCACTCTGGGCTTTAGCGGAATCCAGCAGCCTGCCCAGATAGTGAACATAGGCGACTTCTGCAATGAATGCGGCAACTGCCGTGCTTTCTGTCCTTCTTCCGGCGCGCCCTACAAGGACAAAATGCGCCTGCACCTCAGCCGTACTTCTTTCGACGCGGATGCCAACGGCTTCTGGAGTCCCGACGCAACGCTGTTTTACGGCAAGCGCCACGGCAAACCATGGAGCCTGCGTCTGGAAGGTGAAATCCTCACGTATGAAGACGATTCGCAGCGGACAGTACTGGACCGCAGCACTCTGATAGCGACAAAGGTAACGCTGCGCGACGGCCTGACGCCAACATCCCTGTTGCCCGCAGTGGAGGCCTCGGTCTTCTGCGGTCTTGTCTCGGCTGATCCAGCCCTGGCTTCCATTATCATTTAA
- a CDS encoding uracil-xanthine permease family protein, which yields MTSKNEPHQPGKSDLIYALDSKPPFTITVLAAFQHILAMILGVMTPPAIVGTALGAPQEAIAYLISMSLLFAGISIIVQVTRPLGIGSGMLNVQATSFAFPATLCSIGIAFMRQRGYSWDQSLCTLLGVCFLGSFWLVLGSYTVQHLRKVITHTVAGITVLMIGASLVRVGAMDLAGGFAAKAKGTFGDLDNLFLGAVVILSIVAINRIKIPIFRMCSLVIGMTLGFVAAIIMGKVDWTVLDKPRELFMLPVPFKFGFFGFDWQAFILLSFIFLVLIIEAIGDITATASVSEQPTSGPLYRSRLKGGILCGGVFSAVAAIFGCFPQITFAQNNGVIQLSGVASRKVGRYCGVLFILFALFPVVVVFFELLPRPVLGGALVMLFGTIATSGIRILAENGVNRRESIVIAASMGVGLVSMLTPEIFDKMPNFFKIFFDSPVVSGGVTAMIVHQILPPAPPCCANEGDEPEECSPSQELYIPEPTCPEGNADKKQC from the coding sequence ATGACATCCAAGAATGAGCCGCACCAGCCCGGCAAAAGCGACCTTATTTACGCACTTGATTCCAAGCCGCCTTTTACCATTACTGTTCTTGCGGCCTTTCAGCACATCCTGGCCATGATTCTGGGCGTCATGACGCCCCCAGCCATTGTGGGCACGGCTCTCGGCGCGCCGCAGGAGGCCATTGCCTATCTTATCAGCATGTCTCTGCTTTTTGCAGGCATAAGCATTATCGTTCAGGTTACGCGCCCACTGGGCATTGGTTCCGGCATGCTCAACGTGCAGGCCACCAGCTTTGCCTTTCCAGCTACTTTATGCTCCATCGGCATCGCATTCATGCGGCAACGCGGTTACAGTTGGGATCAGTCCCTCTGCACTCTGCTTGGGGTCTGTTTCCTGGGATCTTTCTGGCTGGTGCTTGGCAGCTACACTGTGCAGCATTTGCGCAAGGTTATTACCCATACGGTCGCTGGCATCACGGTGTTGATGATCGGCGCGTCGCTTGTACGCGTGGGCGCGATGGATCTTGCGGGCGGCTTTGCCGCCAAGGCCAAAGGCACGTTCGGCGATCTGGACAACCTGTTTCTGGGCGCAGTGGTCATCCTTTCCATCGTGGCCATCAACCGCATCAAAATACCCATTTTCCGCATGTGTTCCCTGGTCATCGGCATGACCTTGGGCTTTGTGGCGGCCATTATAATGGGCAAGGTGGACTGGACTGTGCTGGACAAGCCCAGAGAGCTGTTCATGCTGCCCGTGCCCTTCAAGTTCGGTTTTTTCGGCTTTGACTGGCAGGCCTTTATCCTGCTGTCCTTCATCTTTCTGGTGCTCATTATTGAGGCCATCGGCGACATCACGGCGACTGCCTCGGTTTCGGAGCAGCCCACCAGTGGCCCCCTGTACCGCTCACGGCTCAAGGGCGGCATACTCTGCGGCGGCGTGTTCAGCGCTGTTGCGGCTATCTTCGGCTGTTTCCCCCAGATTACCTTTGCCCAGAACAACGGCGTCATCCAGCTTTCCGGGGTAGCCAGCCGCAAGGTCGGCCGCTACTGCGGGGTACTCTTTATCCTGTTTGCCCTTTTCCCGGTGGTAGTGGTGTTTTTTGAACTGCTGCCCCGGCCCGTGCTGGGCGGCGCACTGGTCATGCTTTTTGGCACCATCGCCACCTCCGGCATCCGCATTCTGGCTGAAAACGGAGTCAACCGCCGGGAAAGCATTGTTATTGCCGCATCCATGGGTGTTGGACTTGTTTCCATGCTCACCCCTGAGATATTCGACAAGATGCCGAACTTTTTTAAAATTTTCTTTGATTCACCCGTGGTTTCCGGCGGCGTCACGGCAATGATCGTGCACCAGATCCTGCCCCCGGCACCCCCATGCTGCGCAAACGAAGGAGATGAACCCGAAGAATGCTCGCCCTCGCAGGAACTGTACATCCCCGAGCCCACCTGCCCGGAAGGCAATGCCGACAAGAAGCAGTGCTGA
- a CDS encoding amidohydrolase family protein has translation MLYLRNAVMIDAETFELASGHFAVEEGPAGSVKPIAEIPPAATLTAGNRVLDCKGRFVTRALSCGHHHIYSCLSRGMPPALRSPKDFADMLALVWWRLDKCLDRDMTEASALATAMYLAKNGVAFCIDHHASPNAVEGSLSVIADAMDRIGVGHLLCYETSDRDGRDIALKGLEEHERYLSAGGKGHVGLHASFTVSDETLQAAVDIARRHGTGVHIHVAEAASDQQHCLHTYGKTVVQRLADFGALELPQTILGHCVHIVSEDRDILSKAPCWIAQNTESNQNNNVGLASYGYSNRVMLGTDGMHSDMIRSAQSSFFAGVRVEGLSPAGAYARLRNVHNHTSLHGPCGDAPNNLVILEYDTPTPLRPNNALGHFFYGLTAGHVHTVISQGRVIVEDGRLTRCDENEILTFARQQAERLWNRLA, from the coding sequence ATGTTATACTTACGCAACGCGGTTATGATTGATGCTGAAACTTTCGAGCTTGCCAGCGGCCACTTTGCCGTGGAGGAAGGGCCCGCAGGTTCGGTAAAGCCCATCGCAGAAATCCCTCCTGCCGCCACGCTTACTGCAGGCAACCGCGTGCTGGACTGTAAAGGGCGCTTTGTAACCCGCGCCCTGAGCTGCGGGCACCACCACATCTATTCCTGCCTTTCGCGCGGTATGCCGCCTGCCCTCCGAAGCCCGAAAGATTTTGCCGACATGCTTGCCCTCGTGTGGTGGCGGCTCGACAAATGCCTCGACCGCGACATGACTGAAGCCTCGGCTCTGGCCACAGCCATGTATCTTGCCAAAAACGGCGTGGCATTCTGCATAGACCACCACGCCTCGCCCAATGCAGTGGAGGGCAGCCTCTCGGTGATTGCAGACGCCATGGATCGCATCGGCGTGGGGCATCTGCTCTGTTATGAAACCTCTGACCGCGACGGGCGCGACATTGCCCTCAAGGGCCTTGAGGAACACGAGCGCTATCTTTCCGCCGGGGGCAAGGGGCATGTGGGCCTGCACGCCTCGTTCACTGTAAGCGACGAAACGCTGCAGGCCGCAGTGGACATAGCCCGCCGCCACGGCACGGGCGTGCACATTCATGTGGCCGAGGCCGCCTCAGATCAGCAGCACTGCCTGCATACTTATGGAAAAACCGTTGTGCAGCGTCTCGCGGACTTTGGCGCGCTGGAACTGCCGCAAACAATTCTGGGCCATTGCGTCCACATTGTCTCCGAAGACAGGGATATCCTCTCCAAGGCCCCCTGCTGGATCGCGCAGAACACCGAATCCAACCAGAACAACAATGTGGGCCTGGCTTCATACGGCTACAGCAACCGCGTCATGCTGGGCACGGACGGCATGCATTCCGACATGATCCGCTCTGCCCAAAGCTCCTTTTTTGCGGGTGTGCGGGTTGAAGGCCTCTCGCCAGCCGGGGCTTACGCGAGGCTTCGCAACGTCCACAACCATACGTCCCTGCACGGCCCCTGCGGCGACGCCCCCAACAACCTCGTTATCCTTGAATACGACACGCCCACGCCCCTGCGCCCCAATAATGCGCTGGGGCATTTTTTTTACGGGCTCACGGCAGGGCATGTGCACACGGTTATCAGCCAGGGACGGGTGATTGTGGAAGACGGGCGGCTTACCCGTTGCGACGAAAACGAAATACTGACCTTCGCACGTCAACAGGCAGAACGGCTCTGGAACAGGCTTGCCTAG
- the xdh gene encoding selenium-dependent xanthine dehydrogenase, which yields MPSFSINGQEITTASPTRKLLDFLREELGLSGTKDGCSEGACGACTVLVDGKPTRACVPTLAKLEGKSVVTIEGLSQREKDVYAYSFAKTGAVQCGYCIPGMVMSAKGLLDGNPDPQRTDVKKAIRGNICRCTGYAKIEEAILLAGRLLREDTPLPQETFTGKLGEDFPRLDAEEKTLGTGLYVDDLGPDYPGLAGMLYATGVRSRYPRARVVHIDASKALEHPDVVRVITAQDIPGDRIIGHLVKDQPVLVGVGEITHYIGDAVALVVTSKKESLREAAALVEVAWDELPAVTSIDQALHPDAPKVHDKGNLLREEIVDRGNAAQAIANAKHVIQQHFSLPPTEHAFMEPECAVAVPEGQDGVLVYTGAQGIYDEQHELANMLGLPAEKVHIHSMLVGGGFGGKEDMSVQHHAALAAWLLKQPVKVKFSRQESVNFHPKRHAMEITVSLGCDENGIIQGAEFDIVSDTGSFASLGGPVLQRACTHAGGPYNFQNFRVRGRAMYTNNPPAGAFRGFGVTQSAFCMESVLTLMAHKIGISPWEIRYRNAVRPGQALPNGQIADPSTAVVQCLEAVRDSFHKARHPGIACSFKNSGVGVGIPDIGRCIASVEQGKIHLRSSAACIGQGMGTVMLQMACEATGLPPDMFVVEPPDTVRTPNSGTTTASRQTVFTGEATVRATTALKEELDKICSACGCDWLAGLQKLEGKEFYGEFASDTDPMGSDKPNPVSHVAYGFAAIVADLDDEGRLVSVHGAYDAGRVANPKAAQGQLEGGIVMGMGYALTEDYKLENGYPKSKYGTLGLLRATDVPVDIYAEFVDNKQWGPHGKGGKGVGELASIPITPALQGAYFHLDGVFRTKLPMENTFYKKAAKGGGAGK from the coding sequence ATGCCCTCATTCAGTATCAACGGACAAGAAATCACCACAGCTTCCCCCACCCGCAAGCTGCTGGACTTTCTGCGGGAAGAGCTGGGCCTGTCTGGCACCAAGGACGGTTGTAGCGAAGGGGCCTGCGGGGCCTGCACCGTGCTTGTGGACGGCAAGCCTACCAGAGCCTGCGTACCCACTCTGGCAAAGCTGGAAGGAAAGAGCGTTGTCACCATTGAGGGCCTCTCACAACGCGAAAAGGACGTCTATGCTTACAGCTTTGCCAAAACGGGCGCTGTTCAGTGCGGCTACTGCATTCCCGGCATGGTTATGAGCGCCAAGGGTTTGCTGGATGGTAATCCTGACCCGCAGCGCACCGACGTTAAAAAAGCCATCCGGGGCAACATCTGCCGTTGCACCGGTTATGCAAAGATTGAGGAGGCCATTCTGCTTGCAGGACGATTGCTGCGCGAAGACACACCTCTGCCGCAGGAAACCTTTACCGGCAAACTTGGCGAGGATTTTCCCCGTCTGGACGCGGAGGAAAAAACACTGGGCACTGGGCTGTATGTGGATGATCTGGGGCCGGACTACCCCGGCCTTGCAGGCATGCTCTATGCCACAGGCGTACGCAGCAGATACCCCCGCGCCCGCGTTGTACATATAGACGCATCAAAGGCGCTGGAACACCCGGACGTGGTACGCGTCATCACGGCACAAGACATCCCTGGGGACAGAATCATCGGGCATCTGGTCAAGGATCAGCCCGTGCTTGTGGGTGTGGGCGAAATAACCCACTACATCGGCGATGCCGTTGCTCTGGTGGTTACCAGCAAAAAAGAGTCCCTGCGTGAGGCGGCGGCGCTTGTGGAGGTCGCGTGGGACGAACTGCCCGCGGTTACCAGCATTGATCAGGCGCTTCATCCCGATGCACCCAAGGTTCACGACAAGGGAAATTTGCTGCGGGAAGAAATTGTGGACAGAGGAAATGCCGCGCAAGCCATCGCCAATGCAAAACATGTAATACAGCAACATTTTTCGCTCCCGCCTACTGAACATGCCTTTATGGAACCTGAATGCGCCGTTGCCGTGCCTGAAGGTCAAGACGGCGTTCTGGTCTATACCGGCGCGCAGGGCATTTATGACGAGCAGCACGAGCTGGCCAACATGCTGGGGTTGCCCGCAGAAAAGGTACACATTCACTCCATGCTGGTGGGCGGCGGTTTTGGCGGCAAGGAAGATATGAGCGTGCAGCACCACGCAGCTCTTGCGGCATGGCTGCTGAAACAGCCTGTCAAAGTGAAGTTTTCACGTCAGGAGAGCGTGAACTTTCATCCCAAGCGGCACGCCATGGAGATTACTGTATCGCTGGGCTGCGACGAGAACGGCATCATACAGGGCGCTGAATTCGATATCGTTTCAGACACCGGCTCCTTTGCTTCGCTGGGTGGGCCTGTGTTGCAGCGCGCATGCACCCATGCCGGCGGGCCATACAATTTCCAGAATTTCAGGGTGCGCGGCCGCGCCATGTATACCAACAATCCGCCAGCCGGGGCATTCAGAGGCTTTGGCGTCACCCAGTCGGCCTTTTGCATGGAGAGCGTGCTCACGCTCATGGCCCACAAAATCGGCATCTCACCGTGGGAAATACGCTACCGCAACGCCGTGCGGCCAGGTCAGGCCTTGCCCAACGGTCAGATAGCAGACCCCAGCACCGCTGTGGTGCAATGCCTGGAAGCCGTGAGGGACTCATTCCACAAGGCCCGCCACCCTGGCATTGCCTGTAGCTTTAAAAACTCTGGCGTGGGCGTTGGCATTCCCGACATCGGGCGCTGCATCGCGTCGGTGGAACAGGGAAAAATCCACTTGCGCAGCAGCGCGGCCTGCATTGGTCAGGGCATGGGTACTGTCATGCTGCAAATGGCCTGCGAAGCTACCGGCCTGCCGCCAGACATGTTTGTCGTGGAGCCGCCAGACACCGTCCGTACTCCCAATTCTGGCACAACAACGGCCTCGCGTCAGACTGTCTTTACCGGTGAGGCCACTGTGCGGGCCACCACTGCCCTCAAGGAAGAGCTGGACAAAATTTGCAGCGCCTGCGGCTGCGATTGGCTCGCGGGCCTGCAAAAGCTGGAAGGGAAGGAATTTTATGGCGAATTTGCCAGCGATACCGACCCCATGGGCAGCGACAAACCCAACCCCGTGAGCCATGTGGCCTACGGCTTTGCCGCCATTGTGGCTGACCTGGACGATGAAGGCAGGCTTGTATCCGTTCATGGCGCGTACGATGCCGGACGCGTGGCCAATCCCAAGGCGGCTCAGGGCCAGCTGGAAGGCGGCATTGTCATGGGCATGGGCTATGCGCTTACCGAAGATTACAAGCTGGAAAACGGCTACCCCAAGAGCAAATATGGCACCCTCGGTCTATTGCGCGCCACGGATGTGCCCGTGGATATCTACGCCGAGTTTGTGGACAACAAGCAGTGGGGGCCACACGGCAAGGGCGGCAAAGGCGTGGGCGAGCTGGCCTCCATCCCCATCACTCCAGCCTTGCAGGGAGCCTATTTTCATCTGGATGGAGTTTTCCGCACCAAGCTGCCCATGGAAAACACCTTTTACAAAAAGGCCGCCAAGGGAGGCGGCGCGGGCAAATAG
- a CDS encoding NTP transferase domain-containing protein, which translates to MNIAAVILAAGLSRRMGQNKLLLPFRGGSMLGRTLQLTAALPFSQRILVTSEQVQTALQQGDELSPDFQIVLNHAAEQGQSVSLRLGTAAARGDGYLFFTGDQPLLDSSVVLSVLEHAAPDRIVVPRALGRPGNPVFFGAHFRDALLDCRGDRGGRGVRDAYPHCCIYVDVSDARYLADIDTPEQYAALLQTEAEQA; encoded by the coding sequence ATGAATATCGCCGCCGTCATTCTTGCCGCGGGGCTGTCCCGCCGCATGGGGCAAAACAAACTTCTGCTGCCTTTTCGTGGGGGCAGCATGCTGGGTCGCACCCTGCAGCTGACTGCCGCGTTGCCTTTCAGTCAGCGCATCCTTGTAACCAGCGAACAGGTACAAACTGCTTTGCAGCAGGGCGATGAACTGTCCCCGGATTTTCAGATTGTGCTTAACCACGCTGCCGAACAGGGCCAATCCGTCAGTTTGCGGCTGGGTACGGCTGCCGCGAGAGGTGATGGTTACCTGTTTTTTACGGGTGATCAGCCCTTATTGGATTCATCCGTGGTGCTCTCCGTGCTGGAACACGCCGCCCCTGATCGCATCGTGGTGCCGCGCGCCCTTGGCAGGCCAGGCAACCCTGTATTTTTTGGGGCGCACTTTCGCGACGCCCTGCTGGACTGCCGGGGCGACAGAGGCGGCAGGGGGGTGCGCGATGCCTACCCCCACTGCTGCATCTATGTGGATGTGTCCGATGCCCGCTACCTTGCGGATATCGACACTCCGGAACAGTATGCGGCCCTGCTTCAGACGGAAGCTGAACAGGCCTGA